A part of Methanothrix sp. genomic DNA contains:
- a CDS encoding acetate uptake transporter: MATNKPLDSTIKVLDTTANPAPLGLMGFGMTTVLLNLHNAGYFELSAMILAMGIFYGGIAQIIAGIMEWKKGNTFGTTAFTSYGLFWLTLVGLILMPGMNLGEKASLPAMTAYLFMWGLFTAVMFFGTLRANRALQFVFLSLAILFFLLAARDATGSAAIGTLAGYEGIICGLSAIYTALAQVLNEAHGRVILPLGQVK, encoded by the coding sequence TTGGCGACGAATAAGCCGCTGGACTCCACCATCAAGGTGCTCGACACCACTGCGAATCCGGCCCCACTCGGGCTCATGGGCTTCGGCATGACCACAGTACTCCTGAACCTGCACAACGCGGGTTACTTCGAGCTCAGCGCAATGATACTGGCCATGGGTATCTTCTATGGAGGCATAGCACAGATAATAGCCGGGATCATGGAGTGGAAGAAGGGGAACACATTCGGAACCACAGCCTTCACCTCTTACGGCCTCTTCTGGCTCACGCTGGTCGGCCTGATACTCATGCCCGGCATGAATCTCGGAGAGAAGGCATCTCTTCCCGCAATGACCGCATACCTCTTCATGTGGGGGCTGTTCACAGCAGTGATGTTCTTCGGGACGCTGAGAGCGAACAGGGCCCTGCAGTTCGTCTTCCTCTCGCTGGCGATCCTGTTCTTCCTGCTCGCGGCCAGAGATGCAACAGGCAGCGCTGCTATAGGGACGCTGGCCGGCTACGAGGGAATCATCTGCGGCCTCTCCGCGATATACACAGCCCTGGCTCAGGTTCTGAACGAGGCTCACGGAAGGGTCATACTCCCGCTCGGACAGGTGAAGTGA
- a CDS encoding antitoxin VapB family protein has translation MPTTIQVQDDVYRMLKLLKREIDAESYNEVLKYLFRKAKRMDESEFGSMPGIEPFQREEIDRFD, from the coding sequence ATGCCGACCACGATCCAGGTGCAGGACGATGTATACAGGATGCTGAAACTCCTGAAAAGGGAGATAGATGCAGAATCTTATAACGAGGTGCTCAAATATCTGTTCAGGAAGGCCAAGAGAATGGACGAATCCGAGTTCGGAAGCATGCCAGGAATAGAGCCGTTCCAGAGGGAGGAGATTGATCGTTTTGATTGA
- a CDS encoding type II toxin-antitoxin system VapC family toxin: MIDSWAWVEFFAGTPKGELVRSYVMNEDQEIIISSINLAEIYRIALDRFGEAAAEKRRRAMTSRCYLIPVDEEIAIMGARFRHERDWGLGDALIYATAIREGARVLTGEPHFKGLNDVIFIGD, from the coding sequence TTGATTGATTCCTGGGCGTGGGTGGAGTTCTTCGCCGGCACCCCGAAAGGAGAGCTGGTCAGGAGCTACGTGATGAATGAGGACCAAGAGATAATCATAAGCAGCATCAACCTGGCTGAGATATACCGCATCGCGCTCGACCGGTTTGGTGAGGCCGCAGCAGAGAAGCGACGCAGGGCCATGACCTCAAGGTGCTACCTGATTCCTGTTGATGAAGAGATCGCTATCATGGGCGCCAGATTTAGACATGAGCGGGACTGGGGCCTTGGTGATGCGCTGATTTATGCCACTGCGATTCGGGAGGGGGCAAGGGTCCTGACCGGAGAACCTCACTTCAAAGGGCTGAACGATGTGATATTCATAGGAGATTAG
- a CDS encoding replication factor C small subunit, translating to MKEEIWIEKYRPTSLDEIVGQPEIVRRLKSYVATRNLPHLLFSGPPGVGKTAAAISIVREIFGESWRDNFIELNASDERGIDVVRTKVKDFARMAPLGGAEFKVIFLDEADALTSDAQSALRRTMERYSATCRFILSCNYSSKIIEPIQSRCAVYRFRALTPEAIEKRIRYIAEQEGVEVTEDGIAAINYVARGDMRKAINALQAAALISDRVDMNTIYQITSMARPEQIRNLIKMAMSGDFAGARNELDDLLLVQGLSGQDVVVQIHREMLDLDVPDADKARMINRIGEIDFRITEGANERIQLEALIAYMALTGLSKSTAA from the coding sequence ATCAAAGAGGAGATATGGATTGAGAAGTACAGGCCCACAAGCCTGGATGAGATCGTGGGCCAGCCTGAGATAGTCAGGCGCCTCAAGTCATACGTGGCCACGAGAAACCTGCCCCATCTCCTCTTCTCAGGGCCACCGGGTGTCGGAAAGACTGCAGCCGCGATCAGCATAGTGCGAGAGATATTCGGCGAGAGCTGGAGGGATAACTTCATCGAGCTCAATGCATCTGACGAGCGCGGCATAGATGTCGTTCGCACAAAGGTCAAGGACTTCGCCCGGATGGCGCCGCTGGGAGGGGCTGAGTTCAAGGTTATATTTCTGGATGAGGCGGACGCGCTGACAAGCGATGCTCAATCTGCTCTCAGGAGAACCATGGAGAGGTACAGCGCGACCTGCAGGTTCATACTCTCCTGCAACTACTCTTCGAAGATCATAGAGCCGATACAGTCGAGGTGTGCGGTTTACCGGTTCAGGGCTCTGACTCCAGAGGCCATCGAGAAGAGGATACGGTACATCGCGGAGCAGGAGGGCGTTGAGGTGACAGAAGACGGCATCGCGGCCATAAACTACGTCGCAAGGGGAGACATGCGGAAGGCGATAAACGCGCTCCAGGCCGCGGCTCTGATAAGCGACAGGGTGGATATGAACACAATCTACCAGATAACATCAATGGCGAGGCCGGAGCAGATCAGGAATCTGATAAAAATGGCGATGTCCGGGGATTTTGCAGGCGCGAGAAACGAGCTCGACGATCTTCTCCTCGTACAGGGGCTCTCAGGCCAGGATGTGGTGGTGCAGATCCATCGCGAGATGCTCGACCTGGATGTGCCTGATGCGGATAAGGCCAGGATGATCAACCGGATAGGAGAGATAGACTTCAGGATCACAGAGGGGGCGAACGAGAGGATTCAGCTCGAGGCCCTTATCGCCTACATGGCCCTCACAGGGCTGTCAAAATCGACAGCCGCATGA
- a CDS encoding ACT domain-containing protein, which produces MSEIKQISLFVENRPGRMAKVSKTLSDAGVNIRAMTIAEAGDFGVIRMVVDDPQKGYEVLRNSGFTVSMTDVLAVEMRDTPGGLYEIVSALGENNINIDYAYAFVTAKSEKAMLIMRVDDIEAARRTLSARGVKIATPEEIQKI; this is translated from the coding sequence ATGAGCGAGATAAAGCAGATATCACTTTTTGTGGAGAACAGGCCCGGCAGGATGGCCAAGGTCTCGAAGACTCTTTCAGATGCTGGAGTCAACATAAGAGCGATGACCATCGCAGAGGCCGGCGATTTTGGTGTTATAAGGATGGTCGTTGACGACCCGCAGAAGGGTTATGAGGTTCTGCGCAACTCCGGGTTCACGGTCTCGATGACGGATGTGCTGGCGGTTGAGATGCGTGATACGCCCGGAGGTCTATATGAGATTGTCAGCGCTCTGGGGGAGAACAACATCAACATCGATTACGCATATGCATTCGTCACCGCGAAATCGGAGAAGGCGATGCTGATAATGCGCGTAGATGATATTGAGGCCGCACGGAGAACCCTGAGCGCCAGGGGCGTCAAGATAGCAACACCTGAGGAGATACAGAAGATCTGA